gGATTTTATGCCTTGTATCGTGAATTCGTGAATCTAatcttctcttaaaatttaacaatcaCTCAATTCGCCGCTCAACTTTCAGACATAATTCATATTCGTCCGACTGTTCATGATAGAACCGAGCCTTATTATGAGCTAGTATTTTAACATAGAATGAATAGACTACGCCAACAGAAGCGAAAACCACCTCCACCTTTATGTCATCGAGGCGAAACTGAGTCAATAAGTACTTATTACATCATTGTCGACGTACTAGCCGAATGATAACGAATACAGACGTTTGAAggaattaaaatatatttttgtacaCGTTAATTCGGAGAATTACTGTGAAgttgcttaaaattttagatttcttTCCGATTTTTCTTGTAGGTTAACCTCAAATCAGGTTTCAAGAAGTACCGACCCTGAGAAGGAAAATGTTAACATAGGCTCTTACGGAGCTTTCGCTTCTGCTGACGCATAGTCTATTTATtctatgattttattttttcagttgtCAATAATTAATAGATTTTGTGTTGAGGCGTGATCATAGTGAGGTCTCCTCGAGTTTCCTTTGAGGCAGATCGCAGGGCTGTTCCTAGAACATGGTAATGATGtctttgttgttgttgatgaCGATTTCAGCTGTCGTGAGGTTCTCCTCGCTCCCCTGGCGGCTGTGCCCTTGCTTCGAGATCCCACCGGTGGCATTGAATGTTTGCAGGTTCGTCCGCGTTGTGTGTTCCTCCGTTGCGTTTCTCCGCACCTGCAGAAAAATCAtttgtgtttttaaaattattatttaataaGATGTATGCGATTTGAAGAGAGTCAAGAGTAAGTCAAGAGGGAGTCAGCTCTGCTGatatatcgagaagagagcgtatccgcaatggaAAGGTGCCAGAGTGAGATGTCTCAGTGACTTTTTCTTAAGGGTGTTCCCAATAATctaataataattgaaacgtaaacatgagtagagcagaggaaaatgtttcaaaaagtgcaaaatttcttcAGCGAGCCGAATATTATCGCATGAACAGGAGATAGGCAGCACAATCTGAGCCTTCCATACCCTTGAAGCTCCGCTACTCGCGGACATGCGGCCACAACTTTAATTTGTGaggtacctatgttgttttttttttttttaaattgaacttAGGACAAATGCCCTTTGAAAAAAGCCAGAGGGGCATCTCACTTGTAGGACTAACTGTGATGGGACAAAAAAGAGTAGgaaaaaattagttgaaaaCTTGCAGGAGGAAACAACggtttaggaaaaatgacttgccacgCTTTAAATTGCGGTGGAAGTTTGTTCAtcctatatatatatatatatatatatatatatatatatatatatatataccgCTTTCAttgcgctctttggcgctctgcaacACCCAGCCGTCAAAGTCCAATAGGGATCTGTTTCGCGACTAAGGCTAAAAGTTAACTATAACTAGAGAGCGCCCTGGATCttagtaataataaaaaatatacataacctccatcaaaaatcgattttcttttacGTAGAAATGATGGGCGTTTCTCTGGTGTGGATAGTAGAATCTACTGGTAAGAGGCATTACCTGGTGTCTGCTAGGTGCGGGGACGCACTTCTTGGGCAAAAGCTGAAGGAGTTCATGGCGAATGTTAGAGTTGAGAAGGCCGTAAACGATTGGGTTGGAGACAGCCGATGACATGGCAATGAGGTGGCAGATAGCCAACGGCAGGTAAATGTCCTGCACCTGAAGCTTGTATCCAACGTCGTCCTGCGGGTACATAACGTCCACTGCTAGCATGTAAGCATTCAATGGCAGCCATGACAACAAGAATAACAGCGCAACACCTGAATCagaaaaatagtgaattttAAGAAGGAAATTCAATGGTAAGGCGATAAAACAAGATGTGATTAAATCTACGAGAAGCTGAATCaattcggaaaatttttcgttattctcaaaaaattcagacTGGCATTGAGACCATCATCACAGAAAACATTGTTCGGTAACTCATTGTATTTTCAATTGTGATAAGGGTTCACCTCCAAAGCTTACTGTAGAGATATCAATGCATTGTTAATCGTACAGGCCGTTAAAACCGAGGTCAACAACAATATTATCCCTGTAGGCACTCACAGTTTTGTATAGAGTTAGCTGTGGAGAAGTTGAAGTTTTGTTTTGTCATAAAACCTACATATACACGAGCTTAATCTAACCTACCAATTTCCAGCAGATATACCCTAATTTCCTCAAACCTAAACTATCATCCCTAACCTAGTACCCACCCTTCTTTCCCCATTGTACTGCATTTAAAGTTACATTTAAGTTACCCCAGCACTGCATTTAAATTTATCGAACGGGCGATAAAAACGCGTTCCAGGATAAGGTTTTGGTCTTAAGTGTGATGAAAAATGACCTCACCAGCGTATAATTGCCCCAACACTTGGGGCAGAGGTGtgttaaccctctatggcatcaataaattttggattttggattCTGGGGGACGCAAATAGATGCTGCAGCTCTCGTAAAAACATTGAGTTTCGATTTTTTcccgcaaaatttcaaaattttggaattattgtTTTCGAAAACGAAGACATTGATACAAATTTGCAACATCATGCCACAGAGCAATgattctattaaaaaaaaaaaaaaaaaaaaaaaacccaaaaaatgtgtattaaCGAAATCGTTACTGGATATATAATTATTTTCCCCCTTACTTTTCTCctgcactgggggaaaaaaaaaacacattggatctagagtccagactcttaaaaacatcggcaagaaaaaaaaactcttaattcaatcagagttaagcttaaatcaagagccaagcctcttagtttgagcggatttccttttgatttaagcttaaatctgattgaacaggagtcctttttcttttcaatgttttcaagagtctggactctagatccaaagtgttttttttccagtgtggtgccATACTCTCAGGCTGCTTCATAAAATTGTGTATCTATGCCATTAAATAGGCTCACAAGTTCTGTCTTAGAAAAGCTCGATGTGTTGGTTCGGGGGCAGGTGAGGAGCATGTTTTACCTGCGAGTATAAAAGTTGTGCGCTTGTTGCGAGCAAGTTCGCGGGCGGCTCGACGGCCGTCGGACTGGGTGCGAGCGTGGCAGTGGAGGTGGGCGGCGATGGAGAGGTGAACCAGGATGAGGACGGAGGCCGGCACAACCGCCTGGCAGAGCAGCACCACCACCGTGTAAACCATCCGCCCCGCCTGGCTCGGCCACTGCTCCAGGCACACCTCGTACATCACGAAATCCTCCCCGATCTTCGCTGGGATCACCGCCTGCATCATAAAACACATTCCAATCACAACCAACATGCTGTAGACATAGAACCATAACCTATTATTGAACCtacggactgattattgaaattaataaacgAAACGATAGACATGACATACACAGAGAATGGGAGGGGCGTGCCTAGTAAAGAGGTTGTGGTTCTTAAACACTGGAGAAAAAGCACatcggatctggagtccagactcttaaaaacattgataagaaaaaatactctcgattcaatctgatttaagcttaaatcaagaaccaagcatcttaatttgggcggatttccttttgctttaagcttaaatctgattgaatcaagagtattttttcttatcgatgtttttaagagtctggactccagatacaatgtgttttttttccagtgaagcaaAAAAAGTGCATCAGGAAACTTTAGAGGTGGCTATTTTAATGCCCCTAACAGGAGAACATACTTTATTAAGTAAGCAATACAACCAATTAAGTAAAATGGGGATGAAAGATGGCTTGAAAACTTATGTTAATGTTACTtcttatggacgtatttatgcgaaaaggcgctaaacgccatttccaaacttctcagtaaagcaagtttgactaaaacaattggcgtttccgtactaatggacctattttggtttactttagcttgtttgaaagctgaagagtccctctaattacgtacgttgccaaaattaggaaaaaatgcatattaagcgagatataggggatttttgcacgtaggtccatttgatttaatgcgctaacccggattccgaattaaatcaaaaggcgctatctccacttgaatcacttgattgacgcgcgcgcggcgaagcttggtggaaacttggtgaaatttagtacc
This window of the Bemisia tabaci chromosome 3, PGI_BMITA_v3 genome carries:
- the LOC109032944 gene encoding neuropeptide Y receptor type 2, producing the protein MVCNLSNFDVACWSRMNMARPNETLFPYDEAFKVLLEQSLAGTQNLDDRTSLLLTVAYVLLLAVGVVANCVVCFVVVRRAQMQTPRNIYIVNLAVSDLTLCLICMPFTLAKLLRRSWVLGACMCKLVPFIQGTNIMVSIGTITVIALDRYFTIVRGCDASNSRRRVYWSILLVWVFSAWFALPVAYYQAVIPAKIGEDFVMYEVCLEQWPSQAGRMVYTVVVLLCQAVVPASVLILVHLSIAAHLHCHARTQSDGRRAARELARNKRTTFILAGVALLFLLSWLPLNAYMLAVDVMYPQDDVGYKLQVQDIYLPLAICHLIAMSSAVSNPIVYGLLNSNIRHELLQLLPKKCVPAPSRHQVRRNATEEHTTRTNLQTFNATGGISKQGHSRQGSEENLTTAEIVINNNKDIITMF